One window of Bacillus sp. THAF10 genomic DNA carries:
- a CDS encoding ABC transporter substrate-binding protein — MKKKLLILITAVLTISLLSACSDKSSSKKADLTVWSFTDELQEPINVFKEENGVTVDLTIIPIEDYPTRLRPVLESGQGAPDVFTGELAFIKDWVEQDYWEDLSQEPYNVQDWEEDYIPYVFDLGKDSEGKIKAVSWQTTPGGIFYRRSIAKEVLGTDDPTEIGKRMSTMDGLFEVGEELKSAGYRLFPDEGAVRWFAQGQDPQPWVNENNELVLTEGRINYFDYAKELRDKDLTAFAPEWSPAWFAAMDEPINYNAGWEEVKEDSSDQTEVFAYALPTWGLHSVLKTNTEDTVGDWAVTNGPNPYFWGGTWLGIYKGSENKDLAWKFVQMMTHDEEFLTDWATETGDVLSYLPVTEKIKGDFSEPFLGGQNNYTFFLEEAQNINPGTVTRYDQQIDGFFGSMVGEYVEGTKTKEEAIEEFYRLVKNAYPDIKTPE; from the coding sequence GTGAAAAAGAAGCTTTTAATTCTTATCACTGCTGTTTTGACAATTAGTCTTTTGTCTGCGTGCAGTGACAAATCTTCTTCTAAGAAGGCAGATTTGACAGTATGGTCTTTTACAGATGAACTACAGGAACCAATCAATGTGTTTAAAGAAGAAAATGGAGTAACTGTTGACCTTACCATTATTCCAATTGAAGATTATCCAACACGTTTACGTCCAGTTTTAGAAAGTGGCCAAGGTGCTCCGGATGTATTTACAGGAGAACTTGCTTTCATTAAGGATTGGGTAGAGCAAGATTATTGGGAAGACCTTTCACAAGAACCATATAATGTCCAAGATTGGGAAGAGGATTATATTCCTTATGTATTCGACTTAGGGAAAGATTCGGAAGGGAAAATTAAAGCTGTATCTTGGCAAACAACTCCTGGTGGAATCTTTTATAGAAGAAGCATTGCAAAAGAAGTGCTAGGGACAGATGATCCTACTGAAATCGGTAAAAGAATGAGTACGATGGATGGTTTATTTGAAGTCGGAGAAGAGTTAAAATCTGCTGGCTACCGTTTATTCCCTGATGAGGGAGCTGTACGTTGGTTTGCTCAAGGTCAAGATCCGCAGCCTTGGGTGAACGAAAATAATGAGCTTGTACTTACAGAAGGAAGAATCAACTACTTCGATTATGCAAAAGAACTGAGAGATAAAGACTTAACCGCATTTGCACCAGAATGGTCTCCTGCATGGTTTGCTGCGATGGATGAGCCTATTAACTACAATGCAGGTTGGGAAGAAGTAAAAGAAGACAGTTCGGATCAAACAGAAGTATTTGCATACGCTCTACCAACTTGGGGGCTTCATAGCGTGTTGAAAACGAATACAGAAGATACAGTTGGAGACTGGGCTGTAACAAATGGTCCAAACCCATATTTCTGGGGCGGAACTTGGTTAGGAATTTATAAAGGTTCAGAAAACAAGGATCTTGCATGGAAATTCGTTCAAATGATGACACATGATGAAGAATTCTTAACAGATTGGGCAACGGAAACAGGAGATGTGCTTTCTTACCTTCCTGTTACAGAAAAAATTAAAGGTGATTTCTCAGAGCCATTCTTAGGAGGACAAAACAACTACACGTTCTTCCTAGAAGAAGCGCAAAACATCAACCCAGGTACAGTAACAAGATATGACCAACAGATTGACGGATTCTTTGGATCCATGGTTGGAGAGTATGTGGAAGGGACGAAAACGAAAGAAGAAGCAATCGAAGAATTCTATCGTTTAGTCAAAAATGCATATCCAGATATAAAAACACCTGAATAA